In the genome of Pseudomonas sp. B33.4, the window GAAAAACGCGCAGAACAGCGCCCAGTGATTGCGGCGGCGAATCATCGGTAGCAATAACAGGATGGCGATCGCGTTGAGCCGCGCACCGGCATTCTTTTCGGCAAAAATCCCCTTGAAGGCACCGTCGCGAATCCCCCCGGACAAGAACGCAACGTCAGGCATGACCACCGCGAGGATCAAGCCGATCAACGCCGCCACGCCAATGGCGCAGCCGAGCATGAAGGTGATTTTTTCCAGCGAATAGTTGTAGGCAAGGAAACCGGCGAAAAACACCATGCTGAGCATCGCGATAAAGCGCTTGAAACTCAGCATCGGGTCGTGAGACCAGCCGATCGACGCGATGACACAGAGCAAGAACAGCAGCATGAAAAAGTTGCTGCGATAAAAGGTCTTGCTGAGGAACACCTTGTTGCGGATGAAGAAAAACAACGGTACCAGCAGCGTGATCAGTCCGCAGATCTGATTGGCCACGTTGCCTTCCAGGTCTTTGTTGATGTCGCCGAAGCTGGCGGCTCCGCCCAGGCTGAGGACAAAGGTAATCACCTGGATGTAGAACAGCACGCCGAACAAGGTGAAGCCGTCGCGTAATGTTGAATACCTGATCGCCAGTGTGCTCATGATGACGGGCTCCCGATCAACGCTTTGAGATAGGTCTGCACCGCGCTGGCATTGATGAATCGGGCCGCGGCCTCCAGGCGCAATTCACGTTGCAGATTGCGCGGTGTGGCCAGTTGCAGGGCAATCGCCTGTGCCAGGGCGAGCGGATCGTCGACGTCAACCAGTGGCGCGACCACACCGCCAACGAGAATGTCTTGCGGGCCATGGGGACAGCGGGTTGCCACCACTGGCGTGCCCGTGGATAACGCCTCTACCAACGCGTTGGGGCTGCCTTCGAAGCGCGACGACAGCACGAAGCAATCGGCGACGGCGACCTCTGCCAACGGAGAATTGGCATAGCCCGGCAGATCGAAGCGCTCCGCCACGCCCAGTGCGCGCGCCTGCTCCAGCAGGTTGGGCCTGAGTGCGCCCTCGCCAAAAATGATCAGGCGGGCATTGCTGGCCGGTAATGCGGCGAACGCGCTGATCAAGGTGTCGAAGCCTTTTTGCGGCGCCAGTCGACCCACGGCGACAATCACCGGGCCGGATTTTTCCTGCAGCCAGCGGTGGCTGGGCAGACCGGGCGTCTTCTCGCGAAAGTCATTGTCGAGCACCGGGTTGTCGGCAATGGTCACGTCCTGGCGGCGGGCCACGGTGGTGTCGACCAGGTCCTGGGCTACACCCCGCGAGACACAGATCACCGGGTTGGGAATCAGCCGATACAACAGCGGCGCCAGCAGGTACGCGACGCGCACCATGAAGTCGGGGTTGACGTGCTTGTCGTGGGAAAAGGCATTGCGCTCGCTGACGTGCAGGCGTGCCAGCGTGCCGGACAACACCGCCGCAGCGATCGCCACCACGTTGACGTGGGTGAGGGCCGCCAGTTGTGCGTCAAAGCGATTGGCCCGCAGAAAACGTGTGAGTGCCGGCACTGCACGGACGCTGCGCGGACTATTCAACTCAACCTTTTTCACGCGTGGGTCAAGGTGCGCGGCGTGAATGCCGCCGCCGGTGAGCATCAGCAAGGTCACGTCATTGCCCGCGTCCACCAGCGCTCCAGCCAGACGCGCCATCATTTTTTCAGCCCCGCCGGCGCTGAGGTCATGCAGGATGATCAGCAGTTTTTTCATTGATTCCATACCTGGTAATACGCCTGCGCCGCTTGCTGGCTGGTGTACTGACGCAGGGTGTCAGTGAGTCTGGTTTCGCTGAAGGCAACGTCATCGCGTGGGGCCAGGCTGCGCAGCATGCCGTCGGCCAGCGCCGGTACGTCGTTGACCCTCACCAGCTGGCCCAGTCGGCCGTTGTCGAGCAGTTCTCGGGGGCCGGTCTCGCAATCGCTGGCCAGCACCGGCGTGCCCAGTGCCAGCGCCTCGATCAATACCGTCGGCATGCCTTCTTGCACGGAACTCAAAATGAACAGTTGCGCGTGCCGGAGCAGCGGATAGGGGTTGCTCAGGAATCCGGTGAAATGCACCCGCGGGGCAATGCCCAGACGACGGGCCTGAGCGGTCAGTGCCTCGCGCAACGGGCCATCGCCGACGATCACCAGATCCGGCAGCGCAGCGCTGCGCAATGCCAGCGCGTAAGCATCGAGCAACAGCTGAAAACCTTTCGGTTCGACCAAACGGCCCAGGCCCAACCAGTAAGCACCGGGCATGCCGGCGGGTAGCGGCGCCTGCGAGGCTTGAAACAGTTGCTCGGTGACCACCGCATTGGGGCAATAACGGATGCGCTGCTGGCCCCAGGGCAGTAACTCGACGAGCGTCTGGCGCAAGGCATTGGAGACGGTGACGACCTTGCCGCTGCCACACAGGTACAAGCTGTAGAGCACGCGCAGGCTGGCGGGACCGGTGTTCTGTTCACTGCAATCGAGGGTCGCGTGGCGACAATAGATGACTTTGCACAAACGCCCCAAGGTGGCGAACCAGGTGCAGAGATTGGCCTGTTCCTTGGCGGCAATC includes:
- a CDS encoding glycosyltransferase; translation: MHILFILKDFKLGGGVERVQQRLSEQFLKDGRRVSFFVINADVPDTPGVQRFNGGGSGLIGLLKSIILLRRLIQRERVTHLIAAKEQANLCTWFATLGRLCKVIYCRHATLDCSEQNTGPASLRVLYSLYLCGSGKVVTVSNALRQTLVELLPWGQQRIRYCPNAVVTEQLFQASQAPLPAGMPGAYWLGLGRLVEPKGFQLLLDAYALALRSAALPDLVIVGDGPLREALTAQARRLGIAPRVHFTGFLSNPYPLLRHAQLFILSSVQEGMPTVLIEALALGTPVLASDCETGPRELLDNGRLGQLVRVNDVPALADGMLRSLAPRDDVAFSETRLTDTLRQYTSQQAAQAYYQVWNQ
- a CDS encoding glycosyltransferase, producing the protein MKKLLIILHDLSAGGAEKMMARLAGALVDAGNDVTLLMLTGGGIHAAHLDPRVKKVELNSPRSVRAVPALTRFLRANRFDAQLAALTHVNVVAIAAAVLSGTLARLHVSERNAFSHDKHVNPDFMVRVAYLLAPLLYRLIPNPVICVSRGVAQDLVDTTVARRQDVTIADNPVLDNDFREKTPGLPSHRWLQEKSGPVIVAVGRLAPQKGFDTLISAFAALPASNARLIIFGEGALRPNLLEQARALGVAERFDLPGYANSPLAEVAVADCFVLSSRFEGSPNALVEALSTGTPVVATRCPHGPQDILVGGVVAPLVDVDDPLALAQAIALQLATPRNLQRELRLEAAARFINASAVQTYLKALIGSPSS